The following proteins come from a genomic window of Vibrio vulnificus NBRC 15645 = ATCC 27562:
- a CDS encoding carboxyl transferase domain-containing protein, which yields MAVLPTKARKEDALYQSNYKTLAELVHRMKANINLVKQGGGSKAQQRQREKGKLPVRERIVTLLDENTSLLEIGQFAAWNVYDEPIACAGVVAGIGQIQGIECMVIANDPSVKGGTYFPLTVKKHLRAQEIAMKCQLPCVYLVDSGGANLPHQAEVFPDKDHFGRIFYNQARMSAAGIPQIAVVLGPCTAGGAYIPAMADVSIIVRQQGTIFLGGPPLVKAATGEIVSEEELGGADVHCKKSGVADYYALDELHALQLARQAIESCNAPSLPRAPKPALEPRYPADEIYGIVNANLRLSFDVREVIARMVDDSDFDEFKAMYGPSLVCGFANLLGFPIGIVANNGILFSESAQKGAHFIELCAKRKIPLLFLQNITGFMVGKKVEAEGIAKHGAKLVMAVACADVPKFTVIIGGSYGAGNYGMCGRAYDPTMLWMWPNARISVMGGEQAAGVLTQVRRDVKARQGEHWPEQDEHDYRQSILELYESQGNPYYASARLWDDGIIDPVETRAIVGRALRASLNAPIGDSEFGIFRM from the coding sequence GTCGAACTACAAAACCCTTGCCGAGCTTGTGCATCGGATGAAGGCGAATATCAATTTAGTGAAGCAAGGAGGGGGCAGCAAAGCGCAGCAGCGTCAGCGAGAAAAAGGCAAGTTACCGGTTCGTGAGCGGATCGTAACGCTGCTTGACGAGAACACCTCACTACTTGAAATCGGCCAATTTGCCGCGTGGAATGTCTATGACGAACCCATCGCCTGTGCGGGCGTGGTGGCGGGCATTGGTCAGATTCAGGGCATCGAATGCATGGTGATCGCCAACGATCCATCGGTCAAAGGCGGCACCTATTTCCCACTCACGGTAAAAAAACACCTCCGAGCGCAAGAGATCGCGATGAAATGTCAGCTGCCTTGCGTCTATCTGGTGGACTCCGGCGGGGCGAACCTGCCTCACCAAGCGGAAGTCTTTCCCGACAAAGATCACTTTGGGCGAATTTTCTACAATCAAGCTCGCATGTCGGCCGCTGGCATTCCTCAAATTGCCGTTGTCCTTGGCCCATGCACCGCGGGTGGCGCTTACATTCCCGCCATGGCCGATGTGTCCATCATTGTTCGCCAACAAGGCACGATATTTTTAGGTGGCCCACCGCTGGTCAAAGCCGCAACAGGTGAAATTGTCAGCGAAGAAGAGCTGGGCGGCGCAGACGTGCATTGCAAAAAATCGGGCGTGGCGGATTATTACGCGCTGGATGAGCTACACGCCCTGCAACTGGCTCGCCAAGCCATCGAGAGTTGCAACGCCCCCTCTCTACCACGCGCGCCGAAACCCGCTCTTGAACCACGTTACCCTGCCGATGAGATCTACGGCATCGTCAATGCGAACTTGCGGCTCTCCTTTGATGTTCGTGAAGTGATTGCCAGAATGGTTGATGACTCCGACTTTGACGAATTTAAAGCGATGTACGGTCCTTCTTTAGTGTGTGGTTTTGCGAACTTACTGGGTTTCCCGATCGGAATTGTGGCCAACAACGGCATTCTTTTCTCTGAATCGGCGCAAAAAGGCGCACATTTCATCGAATTGTGCGCAAAACGCAAAATTCCACTACTCTTTTTACAGAACATCACTGGCTTTATGGTGGGAAAAAAAGTCGAAGCAGAGGGCATTGCGAAGCACGGTGCCAAACTCGTGATGGCGGTGGCGTGCGCCGATGTGCCTAAGTTTACCGTGATCATCGGTGGCTCCTATGGTGCAGGCAATTACGGCATGTGTGGTAGGGCTTATGACCCCACTATGTTGTGGATGTGGCCCAACGCCCGTATTTCAGTCATGGGCGGCGAGCAAGCGGCAGGGGTGCTCACACAAGTGCGTCGTGACGTAAAAGCACGCCAAGGGGAACACTGGCCAGAGCAAGATGAACACGATTATCGTCAGTCGATTCTTGAACTCTACGAAAGCCAAGGTAATCCCTATTACGCCAGTGCGCGATTGTGGGATGACGGCATCATCGATCCCGTCGAGACTCGCGCCATCGTTGGTCGTGCATTACGCGCAAGCTTGAATGCGCCGATTGGTGACAGTGAGTTTGGTATTTTCCGCATGTAA
- a CDS encoding hydroxymethylglutaryl-CoA lyase, giving the protein MSRFSAENLTLPKDVTIVEVGPRDGLQNEHAVSTDTKVALINALSQTGLTRIEAGAFVSAKRVPQMADSLAVFDQIHRNLGVQYSALTPNLQGFQAAVSAQVDHVAIFASCSEGFSQHNIHCSIAESLARFQPVVTQAKQLNIPVRGYLSTVIDCPYDGATAPSQVASIASALYQLGCFEISLGDTVGTGTPRKVATMLDAVMKQVPCEHLAVHFHDTYGQAIANIYQSLLMGINTVDSSVAGLGGCPYAPGASGNVASEDVVYLCQGLGVETGVDLDLLIQTGWQISRQLNKQPNSKVSFARKP; this is encoded by the coding sequence ATGAGCCGCTTCTCTGCAGAGAACCTAACCCTGCCCAAAGACGTCACGATTGTTGAAGTCGGCCCTCGTGACGGCTTACAAAACGAGCACGCTGTTTCCACCGACACTAAGGTGGCGCTGATCAACGCCCTATCCCAAACCGGATTAACACGCATCGAAGCGGGCGCGTTTGTTTCTGCGAAACGTGTGCCACAAATGGCAGATTCTCTCGCCGTGTTTGATCAAATTCACCGCAACCTAGGAGTTCAATACAGTGCTCTCACGCCTAACTTGCAGGGTTTTCAAGCCGCTGTCTCAGCCCAAGTGGATCACGTCGCCATCTTCGCCTCTTGCAGTGAAGGGTTTAGCCAGCACAATATTCATTGCTCCATTGCCGAAAGTCTCGCGCGCTTTCAACCTGTAGTAACACAAGCCAAGCAGCTCAACATCCCCGTGCGGGGTTATCTTTCTACCGTCATTGATTGCCCTTACGATGGCGCAACCGCGCCCAGCCAAGTGGCTTCGATTGCTTCTGCGCTATATCAGTTGGGCTGCTTTGAGATCTCACTTGGCGATACCGTTGGCACAGGCACGCCACGTAAAGTCGCCACCATGCTCGATGCAGTCATGAAACAAGTGCCATGTGAACACCTCGCCGTGCATTTTCACGATACCTACGGCCAAGCGATTGCCAATATCTATCAATCGCTACTGATGGGCATCAATACGGTAGACAGCAGTGTGGCAGGCCTCGGTGGATGCCCTTATGCACCGGGGGCATCGGGTAATGTCGCCAGTGAAGATGTGGTCTATCTGTGTCAAGGATTGGGCGTTGAAACCGGTGTCGATCTTGATTTACTCATCCAAACTGGTTGGCAAATCAGCCGGCAGCTCAACAAGCAACCGAACTCAAAAGTCTCATTCGCCAGAAAGCCTTAG
- the ahpC gene encoding alkyl hydroperoxide reductase subunit C: MINTTIKPFSATAYKDGKFVDITEQDVLGKWSVFFFYPADFTFVCPTELGDLADHYEELQSRGVEVYSVSTDTHFTHKAWHDSSDTIGKIKYFMVGDQTGNITNNFGVMRPGQGLADRATFVIDPQGVIQAVEITAEGIGRDAEDLLRKIKAAQYVAAHPGEVCPAKWKEGEQTLAPSLDLVGKI; encoded by the coding sequence ATGATTAACACTACTATCAAACCATTTAGCGCAACAGCATACAAAGATGGCAAATTCGTTGACATCACTGAACAAGACGTATTGGGCAAATGGTCGGTATTTTTCTTCTACCCAGCGGACTTCACTTTCGTATGTCCGACTGAGCTTGGTGACCTAGCAGACCACTACGAAGAGCTTCAATCTCGCGGTGTTGAAGTGTACTCAGTGTCAACTGACACACATTTCACTCACAAAGCGTGGCACGACAGCTCTGACACTATCGGCAAAATCAAATATTTCATGGTAGGCGACCAAACCGGCAACATCACCAACAACTTTGGTGTAATGCGCCCAGGTCAAGGTCTTGCAGACCGTGCAACCTTCGTTATCGACCCACAAGGTGTTATCCAAGCGGTTGAAATTACAGCAGAAGGTATCGGCCGTGACGCAGAAGATCTACTACGCAAAATCAAAGCAGCTCAGTACGTTGCTGCACACCCAGGCGAAGTATGTCCTGCTAAATGGAAAGAAGGCGAACAAACTCTAGCACCTTCACTAGACCTAGTTGGCAAAATCTAA
- a CDS encoding enoyl-CoA hydratase-related protein encodes MVSQALLASMDEQGVATLTLNRLEKHNAFDAELIRALIEALETFASNAQLRVLILNANGPHFSAGADLNWMRAMAEQNEATNLEDAKRLAKLMQTLDHFPAPTIASVQGAAFGGALGLICCCDIAIATAESRFCLSEVKLGLIPATIGPYVCRSLGQRHARRYMISAETFDAHNALEMGLVHIVVNDETQLPQTTQSMAHRLLHNSPKAMLQVKQLCQDCASMSIESALIDKTSAMIANIRCSEEGQEGLNAFFSKRLPSWCPAKRELE; translated from the coding sequence ATGGTTAGTCAGGCGTTATTGGCCAGTATGGATGAGCAAGGGGTTGCCACGTTAACCCTTAATCGGCTTGAAAAGCACAATGCCTTTGATGCCGAGCTAATCCGCGCATTGATTGAAGCTCTGGAGACCTTCGCTTCAAACGCTCAATTGCGGGTTTTGATTCTCAACGCCAACGGGCCACACTTTTCAGCAGGAGCCGATCTCAACTGGATGCGTGCCATGGCAGAGCAAAACGAAGCAACTAATCTTGAAGATGCAAAACGCTTGGCCAAGTTGATGCAAACCCTCGACCACTTCCCTGCTCCTACCATCGCCAGTGTTCAAGGTGCGGCTTTTGGTGGTGCGCTTGGGTTGATTTGTTGTTGCGATATCGCCATCGCCACCGCGGAAAGCCGCTTCTGTTTGAGTGAAGTAAAATTGGGGTTGATTCCTGCCACCATTGGGCCGTATGTCTGCCGAAGTTTGGGACAACGACATGCTCGACGTTACATGATCAGTGCCGAAACCTTTGATGCCCATAACGCATTGGAAATGGGCTTGGTACACATTGTGGTCAACGACGAGACACAACTGCCCCAGACCACACAATCGATGGCACATCGCCTTTTGCACAACAGTCCAAAAGCCATGCTGCAAGTCAAACAGCTCTGCCAAGATTGCGCATCCATGTCCATCGAATCGGCGTTAATCGACAAAACCAGTGCTATGATCGCCAATATTCGTTGCAGTGAAGAAGGCCAAGAAGGGCTCAATGCATTTTTCAGCAAAAGGTTACCCAGTTGGTGTCCGGCCAAAAGGGAGCTTGAATGA